Proteins from a genomic interval of Pogoniulus pusillus isolate bPogPus1 chromosome 30, bPogPus1.pri, whole genome shotgun sequence:
- the SLC25A1 gene encoding tricarboxylate transport protein, mitochondrial: protein MPAPSAPRRLAAAAPAGKAKLTHPGKAILAGGLAGGIEICITFPTEYVKTQLQLDEKANPPRYKGIGDCVKQTVRDHGIRGLYRGLSSLVYGSIPKAAVRFGMFEFLSNHMRDEQGRLDGTRGLLCGLGAGVAEAVVVVCPMETVKVKFIHDQTSPNPKYRGFFHGVREIVREQGLKGTYQGLTATVLKQGSNQAIRFFVMTSLKNWYKGDDPNKVINPFVTGVFGALAGAASVFGNTPLDVVKTRMQGLEAHKYKSTWDCTYQIMKHEGPLAFYKGTVPRLGRVCLDVAIVFIIYDEVVKFLNKVWKTD, encoded by the exons gtGGCCTGGCCGGAGGCATCGAGATCTGCATCACATTCCCCACCGAGTACGTGAAGacgcagctgcagctggacgaGAAGGCGAACCCTCCCCGCTACAAGGGCATCG GGGACTGCGTGAAGCAGACCGTCCGCGACCATGGCATCCGGGGGCTGTACCGGGGGCTCAGCTCGCTGGTGTACGGCTCCATCCCCAAGGCTGCTGTCAG GTTCGGCATGTTCGAGTTCCTCAGCAACCACATGAGAGACGAGCAGGGGCGGCTGGACGGCACGAGGGGGCTGCTCTGCGGGCTGGGCGCCGGCGTGGCCGAGGCCGTGGTGGTCGTCTGCCCCATGGAGACTGTGAAG GTGAAGTTTATCCATGACCAGACCTCCCCCAACCCCAAATACCGTGGCTTCTTCCACGGCGTGCGGGAGATCGTTCGGGAGCAGG gactgaaagggacctaccAGGGCTTAACTGCGACTGTCCTCAAGCAAGGATCAAATCAGGCCATCCGCTTCTTCGTCATGACATCCCTCAAGAACTGGTACAAAG gGGATGATCCCAACAAGGTCATCAATCCATTTGTCACGGGGGTGTTTGGAGCCCTTGCCGGAGCTGCAAGTGTCTTTGGCAACACCCCACTGGATGTGGTGAAGACCAGGATGCAG gggctggaagcgCACAAGTACAAGAGCACCTGGGACTGCACCTACCAGATCATGAAACACGAAGGGCCCCTGGC GTTTTACAAGGGCACAGTGCCTCGCCTGGGCCGTGTCTGCCTCGATGTGGCCATCGTCTTCATCATCTACGATGAGGTGGTCAAATTCCTCAACAAGGTGTGGAAAACGGACTGA
- the LOC135188708 gene encoding somatomedin-B and thrombospondin type-1 domain-containing protein-like translates to MRALLLCGGWLLAAGYLVGATGSCRQRCCPGRNNACWAPGARRARCYCDSYCQRTGDCCQDFHATCRRAAVGCVVGPWGPWSGCSSLCGVGSKARSRQVTIPPRHGGEPCPDLKQRRGCLGEHPACRSAKEVAEILPSSFSWDFRDPWRRARLVPPEEPSG, encoded by the exons ATGcgggcactgctgctctgtgggggctggctgctggccgCCGGCTACCTGGTGggtgccacaggcagctgccGGCAGCGGTGCTGCCCGGGCAGGAACAACGCCTGCTGGGCTCCCGGCGCTCGCCGGGCTCGCTGCTACTGCGACTCATACTGCCAGAGGACGGGCGACTGCTGCCAGGACTTCCACGCCACCTGCCGCCGCGCCG CAGTGGGCTGCGTGGTGGGGCCCTGGGGGCCGTGGAGTGGGTGCAGCTCCCTGTGCGGGGTTGGCAGCAAGGCCCGCAGCCGCCAGGTCACCATCCCACCCCGGCACGGAGGGGAGCCCTGTCCGGACCTCAAGCAGCGTCGTGGCTGCCTGGGGGAGCACCCAGCCTGCAGGTCAGCCAAAG AAGTGGCTGAGATACtgcccagttccttcagctgggaCTTCAGAGATCCCTGGCGGAGAGCCAGGCTGGTGCCCCCAGAGGAGCCATCTGG GTAG